One Dietzia sp. JS16-p6b genomic window carries:
- a CDS encoding D-arabinono-1,4-lactone oxidase — MTKEFVNWSGSLRFTPSDTARPSDEAAVQEVVRRTAEEGGTVRPVGSGHSSVPLMRTSDVLLTLDEMSGLVSHDTDAGRASLLPGTGIARAGELLAEHDLAMENLGDVDYQALAGAIGTGTHGTGRELGNLSQTVVGGRLVTADGEVVPFGEDAGPDHDADLLRAAQVSLGSLGVMTSLTLRLLPAYELHRLNWCTHIDWVQDNFAELTTSNRHFDFYWYPRSDEAQVRTMNLPGQEPDLTPPGDHVHEDATGVSYDIIPNSRDLRFDEMEYMLPFDEGLECFKVLRERIKERHRQKVGWRVLVRTIAPDDALISNCYQRPTMTIALLQNNELPYEEYFNDIEPILQDFGGRPHWGKKHTMRADQLRGLYPEWETFHDVRRRLDPDGVFMNDYLRSLFEGDVA; from the coding sequence ATGACCAAGGAATTCGTCAACTGGTCCGGGAGTCTGCGCTTCACCCCGTCGGACACCGCGCGGCCGTCGGACGAGGCCGCGGTGCAGGAGGTGGTCCGGCGAACCGCTGAGGAGGGCGGGACCGTCCGGCCGGTCGGCTCGGGGCACTCCTCCGTCCCGCTGATGCGGACCTCGGACGTCCTGCTCACGCTGGACGAGATGTCCGGGCTGGTCTCACACGACACCGACGCCGGTCGCGCCTCGTTGCTCCCTGGGACGGGCATCGCCCGGGCGGGTGAACTCCTCGCGGAGCACGACCTGGCGATGGAGAACCTCGGCGACGTGGACTACCAGGCCCTCGCCGGGGCCATCGGTACGGGGACCCACGGGACCGGGCGGGAACTGGGCAACCTCTCCCAGACCGTGGTCGGTGGCCGGCTGGTCACGGCGGACGGAGAGGTGGTGCCCTTCGGCGAGGACGCCGGGCCGGACCACGATGCGGACCTGCTCCGCGCGGCGCAGGTCTCCCTCGGCTCACTCGGGGTCATGACGTCACTGACGTTGCGCCTGCTGCCCGCCTACGAGCTGCACCGCCTCAACTGGTGCACCCACATCGACTGGGTACAGGACAACTTCGCCGAACTCACGACGTCCAATCGGCACTTCGACTTCTACTGGTATCCCCGCAGTGACGAGGCCCAGGTCAGAACGATGAACCTCCCCGGGCAGGAGCCGGACCTGACACCCCCGGGCGACCACGTCCACGAGGACGCCACCGGCGTGAGCTACGACATCATCCCGAACTCACGTGACCTGAGGTTCGACGAGATGGAGTACATGCTGCCGTTCGACGAGGGCCTGGAATGCTTCAAGGTCCTGCGGGAGCGGATCAAGGAGCGGCACCGCCAGAAGGTGGGCTGGCGCGTCCTGGTCCGGACCATCGCGCCCGACGACGCGCTGATCAGCAACTGCTACCAGCGCCCCACCATGACCATCGCGCTTCTGCAGAACAACGAGCTGCCCTACGAGGAGTACTTCAACGACATCGAACCGATCCTGCAGGACTTCGGTGGCCGACCGCACTGGGGCAAGAAGCACACCATGCGCGCGGACCAGCTACGCGGTCTGTACCCGGAATGGGAGACGTTCCACGATGTCAGGCGGCGCCTCGATCCGGACGGCGTCTTCATGAACGACTACCTGCGGTCGCTGTTCGAAGGAGATGTGGCATGA
- a CDS encoding sensory rhodopsin transducer produces MNQETGRTLWVFPGGNIPSTSTGPEPEYTSRDELCILNVCETDASLEMTVYHSDGDPVGPYPVQVAAQRVRHVRVNDLIDPQAVFLGEPYGMVIRSDVPVFVQVTRLDTRRGGLSGMTTMGFAPD; encoded by the coding sequence ATGAACCAGGAGACCGGCCGGACCCTGTGGGTGTTCCCCGGCGGGAACATCCCGTCGACCAGCACGGGCCCGGAACCCGAGTACACCAGCCGGGACGAGCTCTGCATCCTCAACGTGTGCGAGACCGACGCCAGCCTGGAGATGACGGTCTATCACTCCGACGGCGACCCTGTCGGGCCCTACCCGGTGCAGGTCGCGGCCCAGCGGGTGCGGCACGTGCGCGTCAACGATCTGATCGACCCCCAGGCCGTCTTCCTGGGTGAACCGTACGGCATGGTCATCCGGTCGGATGTGCCGGTGTTCGTCCAGGTGACGAGGCTCGACACCCGTCGTGGCGGCCTCAGCGGTATGACGACGATGGGTTTCGCGCCCGACTGA
- a CDS encoding SDR family oxidoreductase, producing the protein MASIFISGGAAGIGLATAERFGREGWTVGVYDVDRDALAEVQSKHPDWITGELDVRDMQQWERALEEFTSHTGGTLDVLDNNAGVLVAGDLTEISAEAVKAQIDIDVLGVTLGAKAAFPYLKATPGSHLVNIASASAIYGQPGIATYSAAKFYVAGLTEALELEWAPHGVRVVGIWPLWAKTALADPKAKTTRTLGIKITPEQVAEKVWQSVHPTTLDRRLHRTSYSVGEQTTVLANISKFSPNFATRLVNKFLAQ; encoded by the coding sequence ATGGCATCGATCTTCATCTCGGGCGGAGCGGCTGGGATCGGCCTGGCAACGGCGGAGCGATTCGGCCGCGAGGGCTGGACTGTCGGGGTGTACGACGTCGACAGGGACGCCCTGGCCGAGGTGCAGTCGAAGCACCCCGACTGGATCACCGGGGAGCTCGATGTCCGCGACATGCAGCAGTGGGAGAGGGCGCTGGAGGAGTTCACCTCGCACACCGGCGGCACGCTCGACGTCCTGGACAACAACGCGGGCGTTCTCGTCGCCGGCGACCTGACGGAGATCTCGGCTGAGGCGGTCAAGGCCCAGATCGACATCGATGTGCTGGGCGTGACGCTCGGGGCCAAAGCAGCGTTCCCCTACCTCAAGGCCACGCCTGGGTCGCACCTGGTCAACATCGCGTCCGCGTCGGCGATCTACGGTCAGCCCGGGATCGCCACGTACAGCGCCGCCAAGTTCTACGTCGCCGGCCTGACCGAGGCGTTGGAGCTCGAGTGGGCACCGCACGGCGTCCGGGTGGTGGGGATCTGGCCGCTGTGGGCCAAGACCGCTCTCGCGGACCCCAAGGCCAAGACCACCCGGACCCTCGGCATCAAGATCACCCCCGAGCAGGTCGCGGAGAAGGTGTGGCAGTCCGTCCATCCCACCACCCTCGACCGCCGACTTCATCGCACCTCCTACAGCGTCGGCGAGCAGACGACGGTGCTCGCCAACATCTCCAAGTTCTCGCCCAACTTCGCGACCCGCCTGGTCAACAAGTTCCTGGCCCAGTAG
- a CDS encoding cyclopropane-fatty-acyl-phospholipid synthase family protein, with product MDLPRIFSIRESSHRIHNPLTEDKLAALGEALRLAPGTRALDLASGSGEMLSTWARDHGITGTGVDISTAFTEAARARAAELGVADRVEFIHGDAAGHVADEPVDLAACVGATWIGGGVAGTTELLDRSLRPGGVMLIGEPYWRRTPPDDETAVASQATAIADFRELPDLMGSFHDLGYDIVEMMLADQDSWDRYTAAQWLNLRLWLDRNPDDDLAPEVREELATAPARYARFTREYLGWGVFALMKR from the coding sequence ATGGACCTTCCCCGCATCTTCAGCATCCGCGAGAGCAGCCATCGAATCCACAATCCACTGACCGAGGACAAGCTCGCCGCCCTCGGGGAAGCCCTCCGACTCGCCCCGGGAACACGCGCGCTCGACCTGGCCAGCGGCTCGGGCGAGATGTTGAGCACCTGGGCGCGTGATCACGGGATCACGGGCACCGGGGTGGACATCAGCACCGCCTTCACCGAGGCAGCCCGAGCCCGCGCCGCCGAACTCGGCGTCGCCGACCGTGTCGAGTTCATCCACGGTGACGCCGCCGGCCATGTGGCGGACGAGCCGGTTGATCTGGCCGCATGTGTCGGCGCCACCTGGATCGGCGGCGGTGTCGCCGGGACGACCGAATTGCTCGATCGCAGTCTCCGGCCCGGGGGCGTGATGCTGATCGGCGAACCGTACTGGCGGCGGACCCCGCCGGACGACGAGACGGCCGTCGCCTCCCAGGCCACCGCCATCGCCGACTTCCGGGAGTTGCCGGACCTGATGGGGTCGTTTCACGATCTCGGGTACGACATCGTCGAGATGATGCTTGCCGACCAGGACAGCTGGGACCGCTACACAGCGGCCCAATGGCTCAACCTGCGCCTCTGGCTCGACCGGAACCCCGACGACGACCTGGCCCCAGAGGTGCGTGAGGAACTCGCCACCGCGCCCGCCCGCTACGCGCGTTTCACGCGTGAGTACCTCGGATGGGGCGTGTTCGCCCTCATGAAGCGCTGA
- a CDS encoding RNA polymerase sigma factor, whose product MRAAFDGAVVRHGPTVLRVCRAVLGSGPDADDAWSETFLSALRAWPDLPEETNVEAWLVRVAHRRAVDVVRRSSRSDAPAGGADDVAVLGEWAGRGRGRDGAAWRGGGGGDDDEFGGRAIWDAVATLPTRQRLCVAYRYLGGLPYAEIAALIGGSDSAARRAAADGVAALRQTMETTPTIETTPTRELT is encoded by the coding sequence ATGAGGGCAGCCTTCGACGGTGCGGTGGTCCGGCACGGGCCGACCGTCCTGCGCGTGTGCCGCGCGGTCCTGGGGTCCGGCCCCGACGCCGACGACGCCTGGTCCGAGACGTTCCTGTCCGCGCTGCGGGCCTGGCCGGACCTGCCGGAGGAGACCAACGTGGAGGCGTGGCTGGTCCGGGTCGCCCACCGCCGCGCGGTGGACGTGGTGCGCCGATCGTCGCGGTCGGACGCGCCGGCGGGAGGCGCGGACGATGTCGCCGTGCTCGGGGAGTGGGCGGGGAGAGGCCGCGGGCGCGACGGAGCCGCGTGGAGGGGCGGCGGTGGGGGCGATGACGACGAGTTCGGGGGGCGCGCGATCTGGGATGCGGTCGCCACTCTGCCCACCCGGCAGCGGCTCTGTGTGGCCTACCGGTATCTGGGCGGGTTGCCGTACGCCGAGATCGCCGCGCTCATCGGGGGCAGCGACTCGGCCGCGAGGCGCGCGGCGGCCGACGGAGTGGCGGCCCTGAGGCAGACCATGGAGACGACACCGACCATCGAGACGACACCGACCAGGGAGCTGACATGA
- a CDS encoding methylated-DNA--[protein]-cysteine S-methyltransferase: MTGDDVIDTLRGASADTDRLRERLAREAQREGLVDVLVRPVGSPIGGLLLAATPQGLAYVAFEGEPRDEVLEMLARRIGPRVVHADGPAAPNGATGDADVARVLDDATAQIEAYLTGRRREFSLPLDTVLATGFRGLVQRRLPEIGYGRTATYREIATALDKPGAVRAVGTACATNPLPLVWPCHRILRSDGGLGGYRGGLEVKKRLLAMESAA, encoded by the coding sequence ATGACCGGGGACGACGTGATCGACACACTCCGCGGCGCTTCCGCGGACACGGACCGGCTGCGCGAGCGGCTGGCACGCGAGGCGCAGCGAGAGGGTCTGGTGGACGTGCTGGTCCGGCCAGTCGGCTCACCGATCGGCGGGCTGCTCCTGGCGGCGACACCGCAGGGCCTGGCGTACGTGGCGTTCGAGGGCGAACCCCGGGACGAGGTCCTGGAGATGCTCGCCAGGAGGATCGGGCCCCGCGTCGTGCACGCGGACGGCCCCGCGGCGCCGAACGGGGCCACCGGCGACGCGGACGTCGCACGCGTTCTCGACGACGCCACGGCCCAGATCGAGGCCTACCTCACCGGGCGTCGCCGGGAGTTCTCCCTGCCGCTGGATACCGTCCTGGCCACCGGGTTCCGCGGCCTGGTCCAGCGCCGACTGCCCGAGATCGGCTACGGGCGCACGGCCACCTACCGGGAGATCGCCACCGCCCTCGACAAGCCCGGGGCGGTCCGCGCCGTGGGCACGGCGTGCGCCACCAACCCGCTTCCCCTGGTGTGGCCGTGCCACCGGATCCTGCGCTCGGACGGCGGCCTCGGCGGATACCGGGGCGGGCTCGAGGTCAAGAAGCGGCTCCTGGCGATGGAGTCGGCCGCGTGA
- a CDS encoding LysE family translocator: MTAGQAAALYGVWVIAVISPGPDLVVVLHRSLVGRRHGVATAAGVVTGIAIWLAAAFAGLAALVRVYPQIMTGLQVAGGLLLASLGALGLRGWWRSRSRAGLAGPDPTGAESPDPAPTAPTPAAPTPAAPATPGTRPRGTDFARGLATNLANPKALVFFGAVLTPFLSGEVPPGQAVALVAGMIAVALMWFCTLAVAASHRLVNERVGRVLPTVDVVVSTLFMAVGVAFVIEALT; the protein is encoded by the coding sequence GTGACCGCGGGACAGGCCGCCGCGCTCTACGGCGTCTGGGTGATCGCGGTGATCTCGCCGGGGCCCGACCTCGTCGTCGTCCTCCACCGGTCGCTCGTCGGGCGACGCCACGGTGTCGCCACGGCGGCCGGGGTCGTCACCGGCATCGCGATCTGGCTCGCGGCCGCGTTCGCCGGACTGGCCGCGCTGGTGCGCGTGTACCCGCAGATCATGACGGGTTTGCAGGTCGCGGGAGGGCTGCTGCTGGCGAGTCTGGGGGCGCTCGGACTGCGGGGCTGGTGGCGCTCGCGGTCACGGGCGGGGCTCGCCGGACCCGATCCCACCGGCGCGGAATCGCCGGACCCCGCCCCCACCGCTCCCACCCCGGCTGCCCCCACGCCGGCCGCACCGGCCACACCCGGGACTCGTCCGCGGGGGACCGATTTCGCTCGCGGGCTGGCCACCAACCTGGCAAATCCCAAGGCGCTGGTGTTCTTCGGCGCCGTCCTGACCCCGTTCCTGAGCGGCGAGGTCCCGCCCGGTCAGGCCGTTGCACTCGTCGCCGGCATGATCGCCGTAGCGCTGATGTGGTTCTGCACCCTCGCCGTGGCGGCGTCGCACCGACTCGTCAACGAGCGAGTCGGGCGGGTCCTGCCGACGGTGGACGTGGTCGTCAGCACGCTGTTCATGGCGGTGGGGGTGGCGTTCGTGATCGAGGCGCTGACCTGA
- a CDS encoding MFS transporter, whose protein sequence is MTSAPSDRAWWRAALAVFAVGWGANQFAPLLLLYREEQGLGQTEVTAMFSVYIVGLLPTLLVAGRWSDAHGRRVLMRPVLVLSLVATVLMLLGPQDPLWLYLGRFLAGLASGAAFGAGSAWVRELSAGAAPGTGARRAAIALTGGFGLGGLVGGLVGQFAPGPMISAYLPHLVLGTIALVAAWNAADPYRPHGGADPAGLIPSSAGTRRFLLGVAPWAPLVFGCASMSFAVLADLLGGDAGGLPTAYAGVMVGVTLGAGVLVQPTVRRLAASSPPSRPPVIGLTAAALGMSAGAVLAASPDLPGRALWLLPVAVLLGAGYATLLVAGLVEVEFQSGPRDHAGLVAVFYVLAYLGMATPYVLAVLSRLGGPEPWIAALAVVCVLLIPLAQRQLR, encoded by the coding sequence ATGACAAGTGCGCCTTCCGATCGCGCGTGGTGGCGCGCCGCCCTCGCGGTGTTCGCCGTGGGATGGGGCGCCAACCAGTTCGCACCGCTGTTGCTGCTCTACCGCGAGGAACAGGGCCTCGGACAGACCGAGGTCACCGCGATGTTCAGCGTGTACATCGTCGGGCTCCTGCCCACGCTCCTCGTGGCGGGCCGGTGGTCCGACGCCCACGGTCGACGCGTGCTCATGCGGCCGGTCCTCGTCCTGTCTCTGGTCGCCACCGTGCTGATGCTGCTCGGGCCGCAGGACCCGCTGTGGCTCTACCTCGGCCGCTTCCTGGCCGGGCTCGCATCCGGTGCCGCGTTCGGCGCGGGCAGCGCGTGGGTGCGCGAACTCTCCGCGGGGGCCGCACCCGGGACCGGCGCGCGGCGGGCCGCGATCGCCCTGACGGGCGGATTCGGGCTCGGCGGACTCGTCGGCGGCCTGGTGGGCCAGTTCGCTCCCGGTCCCATGATCTCGGCCTACCTACCGCACCTGGTGCTCGGGACGATCGCCCTGGTGGCCGCCTGGAACGCCGCCGACCCCTACCGCCCGCACGGGGGCGCCGACCCCGCCGGGCTCATCCCCTCGAGCGCGGGCACCCGGAGGTTCCTGCTGGGGGTCGCGCCCTGGGCGCCGCTGGTGTTCGGGTGCGCCAGCATGTCGTTCGCGGTGCTCGCGGACCTGCTGGGCGGCGATGCAGGCGGTCTGCCCACCGCGTACGCCGGGGTGATGGTGGGCGTCACCCTCGGAGCCGGGGTGCTGGTCCAACCCACCGTTCGCCGGCTCGCCGCGTCCTCCCCGCCGTCCCGCCCCCCGGTCATCGGCCTGACCGCCGCCGCGCTGGGCATGTCCGCCGGCGCGGTCCTGGCCGCCTCGCCGGACCTGCCCGGCCGGGCCCTGTGGCTCCTGCCCGTGGCGGTCCTGCTGGGCGCGGGGTACGCGACCCTGCTGGTGGCCGGCCTGGTCGAGGTGGAGTTCCAGTCGGGCCCCCGCGACCACGCCGGGCTCGTGGCCGTGTTCTACGTCCTGGCCTACCTGGGTATGGCGACCCCGTACGTGCTCGCGGTGCTCTCCCGTCTCGGTGGCCCGGAGCCCTGGATCGCGGCCCTCGCGGTGGTGTGCGTGCTGCTCATCCCGCTCGCGCAGCGGCAACTGCGGTAG
- the ppc gene encoding phosphoenolpyruvate carboxylase has product MTDTAQDRLAPDSGTDPLARAVAPLREDVRFLGSLLGDTIREHAGDRVFDLVETARRTAFAVRRSEADRDEVSALFKDISAADAIPVIRAFSLFALLANVAEDLHQERRRRIHRAAGESPPDGDLEVTWTRVADLLAADDDERLAAVRATARVSPVLTAHPTETRRRMVFEATRRVHLLMGRRDDLRSRDQDPVTEAEIAEIELELRRLVLALWQTALIRNERPHIEDEVMAGLQYYEATLLEVIPPLNAQIDDRLGCGGRAVVRPGSWIGGDRDGNPYVTGDVVRFATDRAAELLHGHYAEQLRLLERELSMSARIVEVDPGIAALADSLEDTQVEGSPAREDVPFRQAVRVVRRRLAARARATGSSLPRSVLLSAGRLIGLDDDPPYEDPEEMAADLETIDAGLSAVGSDLLRAPRLRDLRWALNSFGFHLQSLDMRQNSESHEDLLTELFALAGVSEDYSALDEDARVELLLAELSHDRPLLGVRAELSEFADKEMGVLRAAAEAVAGLGPDVVPHYIVSMCGSVSDLLEPAILLKEVGLFSGSPDEPRSTVRLIPLLETIDDLAGGARMLDAVLALPQFRALVRSQEDVLEVMLGYSDSNKDGGYLAANWSLYEAELALVDAAARADVHLRFFHGRGGAVGRGGGNSYDAILAQPPGAVQGALRITEQGEIISAKYSEPVRARRNLEALVAATLEVSLLDVEGLGDDAEQAYAVMAALARLGREAYAELVHEDPGFIEYFTTSTPLSEIGELNIGSRPTSRKQTSSVDDLRAIPWVLSWSQSRVMLPGWFGVGSALKRWIDDGGPTDSEGHDAGGANAEERLATLRRLYRDWPFLRTTLSNMAQVMAKADMSLAGRYAELVPDAEVGRRIHGVISDEFELTREMLLAVTGQETLLDDNPALARSVRNRFPYLEPLNRLQVELLRRYRAGDHDPDVRTGIQLTMNGLATALRNSG; this is encoded by the coding sequence ATGACAGACACCGCACAGGATCGCCTCGCACCCGATTCCGGGACCGATCCTCTCGCCCGGGCGGTGGCCCCCCTGCGGGAGGACGTCCGGTTCCTGGGTTCCCTGCTCGGCGACACGATCCGGGAACACGCAGGGGACCGGGTGTTCGATCTCGTCGAGACGGCCCGCCGGACGGCGTTCGCGGTCCGGCGCTCGGAGGCCGACAGGGACGAGGTGTCCGCCCTGTTCAAGGACATCAGCGCCGCCGACGCCATTCCGGTGATCCGCGCGTTCTCCCTGTTCGCCCTGCTCGCCAACGTGGCGGAGGACCTGCATCAGGAGCGCCGCAGGCGGATCCACCGGGCCGCGGGAGAGTCGCCGCCCGACGGGGACCTGGAGGTCACGTGGACCCGGGTCGCGGACCTGCTGGCGGCGGACGACGACGAGCGACTGGCCGCCGTGCGGGCGACCGCCCGCGTGTCCCCGGTGCTCACCGCGCACCCCACGGAGACCCGTCGCCGGATGGTGTTCGAGGCCACCCGCCGGGTGCATCTCCTCATGGGTCGCCGGGACGATCTGCGCTCGAGGGACCAGGACCCGGTGACGGAGGCGGAGATCGCGGAGATCGAGCTCGAGCTGCGCCGCCTCGTGCTCGCGCTGTGGCAGACCGCTCTCATCCGTAACGAGCGTCCCCACATCGAGGACGAGGTGATGGCCGGTCTGCAGTACTACGAGGCCACCCTGCTGGAGGTGATCCCGCCGCTCAACGCCCAGATCGACGACCGCCTCGGGTGCGGGGGTCGTGCGGTGGTGCGGCCCGGTTCGTGGATCGGCGGCGACCGCGACGGCAACCCGTACGTCACGGGTGACGTGGTGCGGTTCGCCACCGACCGGGCGGCCGAGCTGCTGCACGGTCACTACGCCGAGCAGCTGCGACTCCTCGAACGCGAGTTGTCGATGTCGGCCCGGATCGTCGAGGTCGACCCGGGGATAGCCGCGTTGGCCGATTCCCTCGAGGACACCCAGGTCGAGGGGAGCCCGGCCCGGGAGGACGTACCGTTCCGCCAGGCGGTCCGCGTGGTCCGTCGTCGGCTCGCCGCGCGTGCCCGCGCGACCGGGTCGTCGCTGCCCCGCTCGGTACTCCTGTCCGCCGGGCGTCTCATCGGCCTGGACGACGATCCCCCGTACGAGGACCCGGAGGAAATGGCGGCGGACCTCGAGACCATCGACGCCGGACTCTCCGCGGTGGGGTCAGACCTGCTGCGGGCCCCGCGACTGCGGGACCTGCGGTGGGCGCTGAACTCGTTCGGGTTCCACCTGCAGTCCCTGGACATGCGCCAGAACTCGGAGTCGCACGAGGACCTGCTCACCGAGCTGTTCGCGCTCGCCGGGGTGTCCGAGGACTATTCGGCTCTCGACGAGGACGCCCGTGTCGAGCTCCTGCTCGCCGAGCTCTCCCACGATCGCCCGCTGCTGGGCGTCCGTGCGGAGCTCTCGGAGTTCGCGGACAAGGAGATGGGCGTCCTGCGTGCGGCCGCGGAAGCGGTCGCCGGGCTCGGACCGGACGTGGTGCCCCATTACATCGTGTCGATGTGCGGTTCGGTCTCCGACCTGCTCGAACCCGCCATCCTCCTCAAGGAGGTCGGACTGTTCTCCGGTAGCCCGGACGAACCCCGGTCGACCGTGCGCCTCATCCCGTTGCTGGAGACCATCGACGACCTCGCCGGCGGGGCACGGATGCTCGACGCGGTGCTGGCGCTGCCCCAGTTCCGCGCGCTGGTGCGGTCCCAGGAGGACGTGCTCGAGGTCATGCTGGGCTACTCGGACTCCAACAAGGACGGGGGGTACCTCGCCGCCAACTGGTCGCTGTACGAGGCCGAGCTCGCTCTGGTCGACGCGGCCGCCCGTGCGGACGTTCACCTGCGCTTCTTCCACGGCCGCGGCGGCGCGGTGGGGCGCGGCGGCGGGAACTCCTACGACGCGATCCTCGCGCAGCCCCCGGGCGCGGTGCAGGGCGCGCTTCGGATCACCGAACAGGGGGAGATCATCTCCGCCAAGTACTCGGAGCCCGTCCGGGCCCGCCGCAACCTCGAGGCACTGGTGGCGGCCACCCTCGAGGTCTCGCTGCTCGACGTGGAGGGTCTGGGGGACGACGCGGAGCAGGCCTACGCGGTGATGGCCGCCCTCGCCCGCCTCGGTCGCGAGGCGTACGCCGAGCTGGTCCACGAGGACCCGGGGTTCATCGAGTACTTCACCACCTCCACCCCGCTCAGCGAGATCGGCGAGCTCAACATCGGCTCCCGCCCCACGTCCCGGAAGCAGACCTCCTCGGTCGACGACCTCCGGGCGATCCCGTGGGTGTTGTCGTGGTCGCAGTCCCGTGTGATGTTGCCCGGCTGGTTCGGCGTGGGCAGCGCCCTGAAGCGCTGGATCGACGACGGCGGGCCCACGGACTCGGAGGGCCACGACGCGGGGGGCGCCAACGCCGAGGAGCGGTTGGCCACACTGCGCCGCCTCTACCGGGACTGGCCGTTCCTCCGCACCACGCTGTCCAACATGGCCCAGGTCATGGCCAAGGCCGACATGAGTCTGGCGGGCCGGTACGCCGAGCTGGTCCCGGACGCCGAGGTGGGCAGGAGGATCCACGGGGTGATCTCCGACGAGTTCGAGCTCACCCGCGAGATGCTGCTGGCCGTGACCGGTCAGGAGACCCTGCTGGACGACAACCCGGCCCTCGCCCGCTCCGTCCGGAACCGGTTCCCGTATCTCGAACCGCTCAACAGGCTGCAGGTGGAGCTGCTGCGGCGCTACCGCGCGGGCGATCACGACCCCGACGTGCGCACGGGCATCCAATTGACGATGAACGGCCTGGCCACAGCGCTGCGAAACTCGGGCTGA
- a CDS encoding DUF4870 domain-containing protein, which produces MTQQPGSPQYGEPQYGQPVAGPDDRTPAALAHASSLIAMALSAGWLSFVGPLVMWLIYKDRSPFVRQAAAGSFNFNVGLWIMSIVGWVFIITVIGIPIGLVLLAVSFVLQIVGHLIGVVRATRGRTINYPFQLRILS; this is translated from the coding sequence ATGACGCAGCAGCCCGGATCCCCCCAGTACGGCGAACCCCAGTACGGCCAGCCCGTGGCCGGACCCGACGACCGCACCCCCGCGGCCCTGGCGCACGCGTCCAGCCTCATCGCCATGGCGCTCTCGGCGGGGTGGCTCTCCTTCGTGGGCCCGCTGGTCATGTGGCTTATCTACAAGGACCGCAGCCCGTTCGTCCGGCAGGCCGCGGCCGGGTCCTTCAACTTCAACGTCGGTCTGTGGATCATGAGCATCGTCGGCTGGGTCTTCATCATCACCGTGATCGGCATCCCCATCGGACTGGTCCTGCTGGCGGTCTCCTTCGTCCTCCAGATCGTCGGTCACCTGATCGGAGTCGTGCGCGCGACCCGGGGCCGGACCATCAACTACCCGTTCCAGCTGCGCATCCTGAGCTGA
- a CDS encoding tyrosine-protein phosphatase, whose product MGADARMNTGVDAEVVRDVSAAAGASGPAPGDVRLTSVHNFRDVAGHGYALEPSGTMARGLVYRSTTLSVGEDDLGVLNRLGVSTVVDLRTDEEIVRQPDVIPDGAHYLAIDVLAGNTSAAAFTGAGTYSVEDARRETAIMYERFVVGDAERTGFGRAVRAVARSTGPAIVHCTAGKDRTGWTSAVLQLLAGVREEDVIADYMLTRELSVDFVDAIRSYVRAEMPERLEAIDVLIGVEEVNIRRSLTALTREFGDVRRYLVEGAGVEEGLVDELGARLRTPR is encoded by the coding sequence ATGGGCGCAGATGCGCGCATGAACACCGGGGTCGACGCCGAGGTCGTCCGTGATGTCAGCGCAGCGGCCGGCGCGTCCGGTCCGGCGCCGGGCGACGTCCGACTCACCAGCGTCCACAATTTCAGGGACGTCGCCGGCCATGGATACGCACTCGAGCCGTCCGGGACCATGGCCCGCGGTCTGGTCTACCGGTCCACCACCTTGTCCGTGGGTGAGGACGATCTCGGCGTGCTCAACCGGCTCGGGGTGAGCACCGTCGTCGACCTGAGGACCGACGAGGAGATCGTCCGACAGCCCGACGTGATCCCGGACGGGGCCCACTACCTCGCGATCGACGTCCTCGCCGGGAACACCTCCGCCGCCGCCTTCACCGGGGCCGGCACGTACAGCGTCGAGGACGCCCGGCGGGAGACGGCGATCATGTACGAGCGGTTCGTCGTCGGGGACGCCGAGCGGACGGGTTTCGGACGCGCGGTCCGCGCCGTGGCGCGGTCGACGGGCCCGGCGATCGTGCACTGCACCGCCGGCAAGGACCGGACCGGCTGGACCTCTGCCGTCCTGCAGCTGCTCGCCGGCGTCCGCGAGGAGGACGTGATCGCCGACTACATGCTGACGCGCGAGCTGTCCGTCGACTTCGTCGACGCCATCCGCTCCTACGTCCGCGCGGAGATGCCCGAACGCCTGGAGGCGATCGACGTGCTCATCGGGGTCGAGGAGGTCAACATCAGGCGGTCGCTGACAGCGTTGACCCGTGAGTTCGGCGATGTCCGTCGCTACCTCGTGGAGGGCGCCGGTGTGGAGGAGGGCCTGGTGGACGAGTTGGGGGCCCGGCTCAGAACACCACGATGA